One segment of Panicum virgatum strain AP13 chromosome 3K, P.virgatum_v5, whole genome shotgun sequence DNA contains the following:
- the LOC120700272 gene encoding AAA-ATPase ASD, mitochondrial-like codes for MMAGMDKWTGLGSALASFLFLWSMVQSHLPVAFRHRLSTWATKLASLFSPYLHVTISEYGAERFSRSDLFLAVEAYLSDACTRRARRLKAELGKDSKNLQVSVDDNDEVTDTFRGATIWWYAARKLQRSQVISFYPGQDERRFYQVVFHRRHRDLVVGSYLPHVLEEGRAVTVRNRQRRLFTNNPSSGWNPYRSGKGVWSHVPFEHPATFATLAMDPADKEAIVDDLEAFRDAKDYYAKVGKAWKRGYLLHGPPGTGKSTMIAAMANLLDYDVYDLELTAVKNNTELRKLFIETTGKSIIVIEDIDCSVDLTGKRSKADKKNKSSSSEDDGNNNPKLPADPDKDDGTKVTLSGLLNFIDGLWSACGGERIIIFTTNHKEKLDPALVRRGRMDKHIEMSYCGFEAFKVLAGNYLDITDHELFGEIRQLLGEVNMTPADVAENLMPMSKKKKRDNNACLEGLVEALNKAKQEAKAKADAEAKEAKEKAEAEAKAKEEEEAKKGQGGDQDQGKEDKTSESTEGKMSNGEIKGSEQVTSDN; via the coding sequence ATGATGGCGGGGATGGACAAGTGGACCGGGTTGGGGTCGGCGCTGGCGAGCTTCCTCTTCCTCTGGTCCATGGTGCAGAGCCACCTCCCCGTCGCCTTCCGCCACCGCCTCTCCACCTGGGCCACCAAGCTCGCCTCCCTCTTCAGCCCCTACCTCCACGTCACCATCTCCGAGTACGGCGCCGAGCGCTTCAGCCGCAGCGACCTGTTCCTCGCCGTCGAGGCCTACCTCTCCGACGCCTgcacccgccgcgcgcgccgcctcaAGGCCGAGCTCGGCAAGGACAGCAAGAACCTCCAGGTCTCCGTCGACGACAACGACGAGGTCACCGACACCTTCAGGGGCGCCACCATCTGGTGGTACGCCGCCAGGAAGCTCCAGAGGTCGCAGGTCATCAGCTTCTACCCCGGCCAGGACGAGCGCCGCTTCTACCAGGTCGTCTTCCACCGGCGCCACCGCGACCTCGTCGTCGGCTCCTACCTGCCCCACGTCCTCGAGGAGGGCCGCGCCGTCACCGTCCGGAACCGGCAGCGCCGCCTCTTCACCAACAACCCCAGCAGCGGCTGGAACCCCTACCGCAGCGGCAAGGGCGTCTGGAGCCACGTCCCGTTCGAGCACCCGGCCACCTTCGCCACGCTCGCCATGGACCCCGCCGACAAGGAGGCCATCGTCGACGACCTCGAGGCGTTCCGGGACGCCAAGGACTACTACGCCAAGGTCGGCAAGGCGTGGAAGCGCGGGTACCTGCTGCACGGGCCCCCGGGCACCGGCAAGTCCACCATGATCGCCGCCATGGCCAACCTGCTCGACTACGACGTCTACGACCTCGAGCTCACGGCGGTGAAGAACAACACCGAGCTGCGCAAGCTCTTCATCGAGACCACCGGCAAGTCCATCATCGTCATCGAGGACATCGACTGCTCCGTCGACCTCACCGGCAAGCGCAGCAAGGCGGACAAGAAGaacaagtcgtcgtcgtccgaggaCGACGGCAATAATAATCCCAAGCTGCCGGCGGACCCCGACAAGGACGACGGCACCAAGGTCACGCTCTCGGGGCTGCTCAACTTCATCGACGGCCTCTggtcggcgtgcggcggcgagcgcatCATCATCTTCACCACCAACCACAAGGAGAAGCTGGACCCGGCGCTGGTCCGGCGAGGCAGGATGGACAAGCACATCGAGATGTCCTACTGCGGCTTCGAGGCCTTCAAGGTGCTCGCCGGCAACTACCTGGACATCACCGACCACGAGCTGTTCGGCGAGATCCGGCAGCTGCTGGGGGAGGTGAACATGACTCCGGCGGACGTGGCGGAGAACCTGATGCCCAtgtccaagaagaagaagagggacaaCAACGCGTGCCTGGAGGGTCTAGTGGAGGCTCTGAACAAGGCCAAGCAGGAGGCAAAGGCCAAGGCGGATGCGGAGGCCAAGGAAGCCAAGGagaaggcggaggcggaggccaaggccaaggaggaggaggaagcgaaGAAAGGCCAAGGAGGAGATCAAGACCAAGGGAAGGAGGACAAAACGTCGGAGTCCACGGAAGGAAAGATGAGCAATGGAGAGATCAAAGGATCGGAGCAGGTGACAAGTGACAACTAA
- the LOC120700273 gene encoding protein NUCLEAR FUSION DEFECTIVE 4-like codes for MAAPPPRAWTRTRWSALAASALIQCCAGSSYCFGVYSPALKASQRYDQSALDAVAFFKDVGANAGVLSGFLAAWAPEGRRRPWLVLLAGAVLCAAGYLPMWLAVAGIAPAPLPLMCVYMLLAAQAQTFFNTADVVFAVENFPDRRGTVIGIMKGFLGLSGAILVQIYRTLHVDPTRFILMLAILPTAITLMLMYFVDVHNAHERYNKKFLDAFSLIAVTVATYLMVIIICDQVFTITSAVQSVCFVILLLLVLSPVAVALKAQKPESMQHEELTSEQRIGLLREEVAEGSDSAGSGTALGGSSLDLSAGKENLNVLQAMGKLNFWLLFLAMACGMGSGLATVNNISQIGSSLGYTSKETSTLVSLWSIWNFSGRFGAGFISDHFLRLRVGRPFFIGTTLLIMSAGHAIISSGLPASLYIGSVLVGLCYGCQWALMPSITSEIFGLNHFGTIFNMVAVASPVGSYILSVRVVGYIYDMESPRDEHACHGKHCFALSFMIMACVCLFGSAVAFVLYIRTRKFYRQVVYARLQSFLEK; via the exons atggccgcgccgccgccacgggcatGGACACGTACGCGCTGGTCCGCCCTGGCCGCCAGCGCGCTCATCCAGTGCTGCGCTGGGAGCTCCTACTGCTTCGGCGTCTACTCCCCGGCACTCAAGGCCTCCCAGCGCTACGACCAGTCCGCGCTCGACGCCGTCGCCTTCTTCAAGGACGTCGGCGCCAACGCCGGCGTCCTCTCGGGCTTCCTCGCCGCGTGGGCGCCCGAGGGCAGGCGCCGCCCatggctcgtcctcctcgcggGAGCcgtcctctgcgccgccgggtACCTCCCCATgtggctcgccgtcgccgggatcgcgcccgcgccgctcccGCTCATGTGCGTCTACATGCTCCTCGCCGCGCAGGCGCAGACCTTCTTCAACACCGCCGATGTCGTATTCGCCGTCGAGAACTTCCCCGATCGCCGAGGCACGGTCATCGGCATCATGAAG GGGTTTCTAGGCCTAAGTGGGGCAATACTTGTCCAAATATACCGCACTCTCCATGTTGATCCTACCAGGTTCATACTGATGCTGGCAATTTTGCCCACAGCCATCACTTTGATGCTCATGTATTTTGTCGACGTCCACAACGCACATGAACGGTACAACAAGAAGTTCCTAGATGCTTTCTCTCTCATCGCTGTTACTGTTGCCACATACCTAATGGTCATCATAATCTGTGATCAAGTGTTCACGATAACTTCAGCTGTGCAGAGTGTTTGTTTTGTGATACTCCTGCTGCTAGTCTTATCTCCAGTAGCCGTTGCTCTAAAGGCCCAGAAGCCAGAATCAATGCAGCATGAGGAATTAACTTCAGAACAAAGAATCGGATTGCTCCGGGAAGAGGTGGCAGAAGGATCTGACAGTGCCGGCTCAGGCACTGCGCTTGGGGGATCTAGCCTAGACCTGTCTGCAGGCAAAGAAAACCTGAATGTGCTACAGGCCATGGGCAAACTGAACTTCTGGTTGCTTTTCTTAGCAATGGCTTGCGGGATGGGATCGGGTCTGGCCACAGTGAACAATATCAGCCAGATCGGCAGCTCCCTTGGCTACACGAGCAAGGAGACCAGCACACTGGTGTCGCTCTGGAGCATCTGGAACTTCTCAGGGAGGTTTGGCGCAGGCTTCATATCCGACCATTTCCTTCGCCTGCGAGTTGGCAGGCCATTCTTCATAGGCACCACGCTGTTGATCATGAGTGCGGGTCATGCCATCATCTCCTCCGGCCTTCCTGCATCGCTCTACATCGGCTCCGTGCTCGTTGGCCTGTGCTATGGGTGCCAGTGGGCGCTCATGCCAAGCATAACGTCTGAGATCTTTGGGCTGAACCACTTTGGCACCATCTTCAACATGGTGGCCGTTGCAAGCCCCGTTGGGTCTTACATCCTCTCGGTCCGGGTTGTGGGTTACATATATGACATGGAGTCGCCGCGGGATGAGCATGCCTGCCATGGTAAGCACTGCTTTGCGCTATCTTTTATGATCATGGCCTGCGTGTGCTTGTTTGGGTCTGCCGTTGCATTTGTGCTGTATATCAGAACGAGGAAGTTCTATAGGCAGGTGGTATACGCAAGGTTGCAGTCTTTCCTTGAGAAATGA